A window from Acidobacteriota bacterium encodes these proteins:
- a CDS encoding GMC family oxidoreductase — MSIQGAGTTQQTYDAIVVGSGISGGWAAKELTERGLRTLVLERGRDVKHPDYPTATMESWQFAGRNRLPPAELAKQRKQDRTGYTTHPASAHWFVNDVEHPYSEVKRFDWMRGYHVGGRSLLWGRQSYRWNALDFEANARDGIAVDWPIRYADLAPWYDYVERFAGISGNRDGLPQLPDGQFLPPMPMNCLEQQVRDRIAGSFDGRPMIIGRVANLTQPHNGRGGCQYRNRCIRGCPYGAYFSSNAATLPAAYATGRLTLRPFSIVTEVIYDPATGRARGVRIVDAETNQTTEYFARVIFLCASAIASTSILMNSVSDRFPNGMGNDSGELGHNLMDHHFKVGASGVSDDFGDRYYKGQRPNGIYIPRFRNLDDRSRRKDYVRGFGYQGSASRDNWARGIKELSYFGADLKADLIAPGPWRFGIGQWGECLPYHDNRMTLDHGLRDKWGLPTVTFDAGWKENEISMRKDAMNSAAEMLEAAGLKNVTPYDDGSYPGLCIHEMGTARMGRDPKTSVLNGWNQVHTVPNVFVTDGACMTSSSCVNPSLTYMALTARACDHAVDEINKRNL; from the coding sequence ATGTCCATCCAGGGCGCCGGTACCACGCAGCAGACCTACGACGCCATCGTCGTCGGTTCGGGGATCAGCGGCGGATGGGCCGCCAAGGAACTGACCGAGAGGGGGCTGCGGACGCTGGTGCTCGAGCGCGGCCGGGACGTCAAACATCCCGACTATCCGACCGCGACGATGGAGAGCTGGCAGTTCGCCGGACGGAACCGCCTGCCGCCGGCTGAGCTGGCCAAGCAGCGCAAGCAGGACCGCACCGGCTACACGACGCACCCCGCCTCGGCGCACTGGTTCGTCAACGACGTCGAGCACCCGTACTCGGAGGTCAAGCGCTTCGACTGGATGCGCGGGTATCACGTCGGCGGCCGATCGCTTCTGTGGGGACGACAGTCCTACCGCTGGAACGCGCTCGACTTCGAGGCGAACGCGCGCGACGGGATCGCGGTGGACTGGCCGATCCGCTACGCCGATCTCGCGCCGTGGTACGACTACGTCGAGCGCTTCGCGGGCATCAGCGGCAATCGCGACGGCCTGCCGCAGTTGCCCGACGGCCAGTTCCTGCCGCCGATGCCGATGAACTGCCTCGAGCAGCAGGTGCGCGATCGCATCGCCGGGTCCTTCGACGGCCGGCCGATGATCATCGGCCGCGTGGCGAATCTCACGCAGCCGCACAACGGCCGGGGCGGCTGTCAGTACCGGAACCGCTGCATCCGCGGGTGCCCGTACGGCGCCTACTTCAGCAGCAACGCCGCGACGCTGCCGGCCGCGTACGCGACCGGCCGGCTGACCCTCCGGCCGTTCTCGATCGTCACCGAGGTGATCTACGACCCGGCCACGGGGCGGGCGCGCGGCGTGCGCATCGTCGACGCCGAGACGAACCAGACGACCGAGTACTTCGCGCGCGTGATCTTCCTGTGCGCGTCGGCCATCGCCTCGACCTCCATCCTGATGAACTCCGTGTCGGACCGGTTTCCGAACGGCATGGGCAACGACAGCGGCGAGCTCGGCCACAACCTGATGGATCACCACTTCAAGGTCGGCGCCAGCGGCGTCTCGGACGACTTCGGCGATCGCTACTACAAGGGTCAGCGGCCGAACGGCATCTACATCCCGAGGTTCCGCAACCTCGACGATCGGTCGCGACGCAAGGACTACGTGCGCGGCTTCGGGTACCAGGGCAGCGCGAGCCGCGACAACTGGGCGCGCGGCATCAAGGAGCTGAGCTACTTCGGCGCGGACCTCAAGGCCGACCTCATCGCTCCGGGACCGTGGCGGTTCGGCATCGGCCAGTGGGGCGAGTGCCTGCCGTATCACGACAACCGCATGACGCTCGACCACGGCCTGCGCGACAAGTGGGGCCTGCCCACCGTGACGTTCGACGCCGGCTGGAAGGAGAACGAGATCAGCATGCGGAAGGACGCCATGAACTCCGCCGCCGAGATGCTCGAGGCCGCCGGCCTGAAGAACGTGACGCCGTACGACGACGGGAGCTATCCGGGCCTGTGCATCCACGAGATGGGCACGGCACGAATGGGCCGCGATCCGAAGACGTCCGTGCTGAACGGCTGGAATCAGGTGCACACCGTGCCGAACGTGTTCGTCACGGACGGCGCCTGCATGACCTCGTCGTCGTGCGTGAACCCGTCGTTGACCTACATGGCGCTGACGGCGCGGGCGTGCGACCACGCCGTCGACGAAATCAACAAGCGCAACCTCTGA
- a CDS encoding class I SAM-dependent methyltransferase — MTETARALPTLSSMAEAQVSTEYATFQRRYYDERIHSLEDARALVGCYQDGLRVMPSILQFVMDEYRQRRFAQPIHAMRLLDFGCGVGRIMEAARGFGFRHVDGVDISSAMLEYARSNPALTGARFFLGSGADCGDAPHGQYDLITSFFCLQHVCHQGNRMGIFRAMADCLSHDGMVALEFQYYPSIDAAGVPGDHAPWGEHRVSSVTNSEADVWITPDRLGRVLQDLSSCFHDVSFQVVDLFRPEEYDPTRSLATVNYRVPFSHLYVFGTKRRGFAASVYQETAAA, encoded by the coding sequence ATGACGGAGACGGCACGAGCCTTGCCGACGCTGTCGTCCATGGCGGAAGCGCAGGTCTCCACGGAATACGCGACGTTTCAGCGGCGGTACTACGACGAACGCATCCACAGCCTGGAGGATGCGCGCGCCCTCGTGGGGTGCTATCAAGACGGATTGCGCGTCATGCCGTCGATTCTCCAGTTCGTGATGGACGAATACCGGCAGCGCAGGTTCGCGCAACCGATCCACGCGATGCGGCTGCTCGACTTCGGCTGCGGCGTCGGGCGGATCATGGAAGCGGCGCGCGGGTTCGGGTTTCGTCACGTCGACGGCGTCGACATCTCCAGCGCGATGCTCGAGTACGCGCGCTCGAACCCCGCGCTGACCGGCGCGCGGTTCTTCCTCGGCAGCGGCGCGGACTGCGGCGACGCCCCGCACGGGCAGTACGATCTGATCACCTCGTTCTTCTGCCTTCAGCACGTCTGCCATCAGGGCAACCGCATGGGCATCTTCCGTGCGATGGCCGACTGCCTCAGCCACGACGGCATGGTGGCGCTGGAGTTCCAGTACTACCCGTCGATCGATGCCGCCGGCGTGCCCGGCGACCATGCGCCCTGGGGCGAGCATCGCGTCTCGAGCGTCACGAACTCCGAAGCGGACGTCTGGATCACGCCGGATCGGCTCGGCCGCGTGCTCCAGGATCTCTCGAGCTGCTTCCACGACGTGTCCTTTCAGGTCGTCGATCTCTTTCGGCCGGAGGAGTACGACCCCACGAGGAGCCTGGCCACGGTGAACTACCGCGTGCCGTTCTCGCACCTCTACGTGTTCGGCACGAAGCGCCGCGGTTTCGCGGCGTCCGTGTATCAGGAGACTGCCGCAGCCTGA
- a CDS encoding SMP-30/gluconolactonase/LRE family protein, with protein MTCVTWKRSLVFALALIPAVLLAQGQAPFIVGNPTGLPVTPAPDGAFNAASSNVKVYGAIYSAESCSYDAARGVIVVPNRGVGQNVQVNNAWVSFINHDGSVHTPRWIGVQNPGERAALSPPLVLNEPLGSDIANGVLYLADRDGGTSATDPSVAVIRRFDMKTGRPAGEVRVTQSAWFNDIEVAADGTIYATQTGAGGQNADPSTWQVWKIAPDGAASIFVQGAPLRQPNGVAIDPKGNVVVVNMGIDDVLTFSPSGALLTTEHAAQAGNDGLVIMPDGTKYVSSVVNGGVSRIRPGQPAELIARNIPSAASMCYDEGAQQLVIPMNANNALAFVSIK; from the coding sequence ATGACGTGCGTCACCTGGAAGAGAAGTCTCGTTTTCGCGCTTGCGTTGATCCCTGCCGTGCTGCTTGCCCAGGGGCAGGCACCGTTCATCGTCGGGAACCCGACGGGCCTGCCGGTGACGCCGGCGCCGGACGGAGCGTTCAATGCCGCCTCGTCGAACGTGAAGGTGTACGGCGCGATCTACTCCGCGGAGAGCTGCTCGTACGACGCCGCGCGCGGCGTCATCGTCGTGCCGAACCGCGGCGTGGGTCAGAACGTTCAGGTGAACAACGCCTGGGTGTCGTTCATCAACCACGACGGATCGGTGCACACGCCGCGATGGATTGGCGTGCAGAACCCGGGCGAGCGTGCCGCGCTCTCGCCGCCGCTCGTGCTCAACGAGCCGCTCGGCAGCGACATCGCCAACGGCGTGCTGTACCTCGCCGACCGCGACGGTGGCACGAGCGCCACCGATCCGAGCGTGGCGGTGATCCGCCGCTTCGACATGAAGACGGGCCGGCCGGCCGGGGAAGTGCGGGTGACGCAATCGGCGTGGTTCAACGACATCGAGGTCGCGGCCGACGGCACGATCTACGCGACGCAGACGGGCGCCGGCGGGCAGAACGCCGATCCGTCGACCTGGCAGGTCTGGAAGATCGCGCCCGACGGCGCGGCCTCGATCTTCGTGCAAGGTGCACCATTGCGGCAGCCGAACGGCGTCGCGATCGATCCGAAGGGCAACGTCGTCGTCGTCAACATGGGCATCGATGACGTCCTGACGTTCTCGCCGTCCGGCGCGCTGCTCACCACCGAGCATGCCGCGCAGGCGGGCAACGACGGCCTCGTGATCATGCCCGACGGCACCAAGTACGTCAGCAGCGTGGTCAACGGCGGCGTGTCGCGCATCCGGCCCGGTCAGCCCGCGGAGCTCATCGCGCGGAACATCCCGAGCGCCGCGTCGATGTGCTACGACGAGGGCGCGCAACAGCTCGTGATTCCGATGAACGCGAACAACGCGCTGGCGTTCGTGTCGATCAAGTAG
- a CDS encoding gluconate 2-dehydrogenase subunit 3 family protein, which produces MTDPTDREAYPLISRREAIRRAALAVGVVVSPAWLASVDGSPAVPEAQAAAGLSGSQMTLTAAIAERILPRTSTPGAIDAGVPAFIDVLYRQFMTPEERARFADGLAAVDQASRAARGVPFASLAAGDQDEILRGVARASEREPNSFFLQIRSATILGYFTSEEVGKNVLHYDPIPGRYDACVPVTDVGNINWTT; this is translated from the coding sequence ATGACAGACCCGACCGATCGCGAGGCGTACCCGTTGATCAGCCGCCGTGAGGCGATTCGCCGTGCGGCGCTCGCGGTCGGCGTCGTCGTCTCGCCCGCGTGGCTGGCGTCGGTGGACGGCAGCCCGGCGGTGCCGGAGGCGCAGGCTGCCGCCGGCCTCAGCGGATCGCAGATGACGCTCACGGCCGCGATTGCCGAGCGCATCCTGCCCCGCACGAGCACGCCGGGCGCGATCGATGCCGGCGTGCCCGCCTTCATCGACGTGCTGTACCGTCAGTTCATGACGCCGGAGGAGCGCGCGCGGTTCGCCGACGGCCTCGCCGCCGTCGATCAGGCCAGCCGAGCGGCGCGAGGTGTGCCGTTCGCGTCGCTCGCCGCCGGTGACCAGGACGAGATCCTGCGCGGCGTGGCCCGCGCCTCTGAGCGTGAGCCGAACAGCTTCTTCCTGCAGATCCGCTCGGCGACGATCCTCGGGTACTTCACCTCCGAAGAGGTCGGGAAGAACGTGCTGCACTACGACCCGATCCCCGGGCGCTATGACGCGTGCGTGCCGGTGACCGACGTCGGCAACATCAACTGGACCACCTGA
- a CDS encoding VWA domain-containing protein translates to MRRIARYAVPRATAGRTAAAVVLFAAALSAARQNLPAQDPSSTFRSGVDLIQLDVSVLDRNRHPVTDLTAADFVVRVDGQPRPVVAFKAVTLPPPLPPPSAPWMRDVAPDVATNRHPAGRAIVILIDDNTVAPMSSQAGPSFWMRKARATARRVVDELGPDDVAAVVFTSNNHTAQGFTSDRDRLLRAIDGSVLLPPAQLIGRTGTSYGKTYNPDQNGYCYCGACSIDALANIAESLRSLPQQRKIVIYISSGVAVRPDISETCNMLRREAQLSALRKAALANVTINPIDPEGIRVEMNDPESKSGYLRTMAESTGGRAVINNNDMDLEVPGVLAESSSYYLLGVESAGLVQDGRLHEIDVRVGRPDLEVRTRKGYYAPTAKERHAIAAAAASRDLDGAIEGVLPKRDFPMDVTIAPFGGDRQGTLAVVLGATHPSNPAGGGTPRAERAEVVASLFNPESGRLIGSRRLRLDVAWNGTEASASYYASAGYYEVVARLPAASGRYEVRLGLETGDGLTSSVYTFAEVPNFSREAISLSGLVMSVQPAAHAVSSDALADLMPIVPTVRRTFRRTDRVSAFLRVYQKKWATLVTLTARIIDTTNERVSERIATVASPAGAASNGAAHLFDVPVAGLSSGSYLLTVDASANGKTATRQLRFQIE, encoded by the coding sequence ATGCGGCGAATCGCGCGGTATGCCGTTCCTAGGGCGACGGCCGGACGCACAGCCGCGGCCGTCGTCCTCTTTGCGGCCGCGCTGAGCGCCGCGCGTCAGAACCTCCCAGCTCAGGACCCGTCGTCCACGTTTCGATCGGGCGTCGATCTGATCCAGCTCGACGTCTCCGTCCTCGACCGCAACCGTCACCCGGTGACGGACCTGACGGCGGCCGATTTCGTCGTGCGCGTGGACGGCCAGCCGAGACCGGTCGTTGCGTTCAAGGCCGTCACGCTGCCGCCGCCCCTCCCGCCGCCGTCCGCGCCGTGGATGCGCGACGTCGCGCCGGATGTCGCGACCAACAGGCACCCGGCTGGACGCGCGATCGTCATCCTGATCGACGACAACACGGTGGCCCCGATGTCGAGCCAGGCCGGCCCCAGCTTCTGGATGCGCAAGGCGCGCGCGACGGCACGGCGCGTCGTCGACGAGCTCGGGCCCGACGACGTCGCCGCCGTCGTGTTCACGTCGAACAACCACACCGCGCAGGGGTTCACGAGCGACCGCGATCGGCTGCTCAGAGCGATCGACGGATCCGTGCTGCTCCCGCCGGCTCAGTTGATCGGTCGAACCGGCACGTCGTACGGCAAGACGTACAACCCGGATCAGAACGGCTACTGCTACTGTGGCGCGTGCTCGATCGACGCGCTGGCGAACATCGCCGAATCGCTGCGGTCGCTTCCGCAGCAGCGCAAGATCGTCATCTACATCAGCTCGGGTGTGGCGGTCCGGCCGGACATCAGCGAGACGTGCAACATGCTGCGGCGCGAAGCGCAGTTGAGCGCGCTGCGGAAGGCCGCGCTCGCCAACGTGACCATCAACCCGATCGATCCGGAAGGGATCCGGGTGGAAATGAACGACCCTGAGTCGAAGTCCGGGTATCTCAGGACCATGGCCGAGTCCACCGGCGGCCGAGCCGTGATCAACAACAACGACATGGACCTCGAGGTGCCGGGCGTGCTCGCCGAGAGCAGCAGCTACTACCTGCTCGGCGTGGAATCGGCAGGCCTCGTCCAGGACGGTCGCCTGCACGAGATCGACGTCCGCGTCGGCAGGCCCGATCTCGAGGTCCGCACGCGAAAGGGCTACTACGCCCCCACGGCGAAAGAACGCCACGCCATCGCCGCGGCGGCCGCCTCGCGCGATCTCGACGGAGCGATCGAAGGCGTGCTGCCGAAGCGCGACTTTCCGATGGATGTCACGATCGCGCCCTTCGGCGGCGATCGCCAGGGCACGCTGGCGGTCGTGCTCGGCGCGACCCATCCGTCCAACCCCGCCGGCGGCGGCACTCCCCGTGCCGAGCGCGCCGAGGTCGTCGCCAGCCTCTTCAACCCGGAGAGCGGGAGGTTGATCGGATCGCGCCGTCTTCGCCTGGACGTCGCGTGGAATGGAACGGAGGCCTCGGCCAGCTACTACGCCTCGGCCGGCTACTACGAGGTCGTCGCGCGGCTGCCGGCGGCGAGCGGGCGATACGAGGTGCGTCTCGGGCTCGAGACCGGAGATGGCCTCACGTCGAGCGTGTACACGTTCGCCGAGGTGCCGAACTTCTCGCGCGAAGCGATCTCGCTGTCCGGGCTCGTGATGAGCGTGCAGCCGGCGGCGCACGCCGTGTCGTCCGACGCGTTGGCCGATCTGATGCCGATCGTCCCGACGGTCCGCCGAACGTTCCGGCGCACGGATCGGGTCTCGGCCTTCCTGCGTGTGTATCAGAAGAAGTGGGCGACGCTGGTCACGTTGACCGCGCGAATCATCGACACCACGAACGAGCGCGTGAGCGAGCGAATCGCGACCGTCGCGAGCCCGGCGGGTGCGGCCAGCAACGGCGCCGCTCACCTCTTCGACGTGCCCGTGGCCGGCTTGTCGTCTGGATCGTACCTGTTGACCGTCGACGCCAGCGCGAACGGCAAGACCGCGACGCGACAGCTTCGATTCCAGATCGAGTGA